A genomic segment from Pseudomonas mendocina encodes:
- the rpmF gene encoding 50S ribosomal protein L32 — MAVQQNKKSRSARDMRRSHDALEASTLSVEKSTGEVHLRHHVSPEGVYRGRKVIDKGADE, encoded by the coding sequence ATGGCTGTTCAGCAGAACAAAAAATCCCGTTCCGCCCGCGACATGCGTCGTTCGCACGACGCGCTCGAGGCCAGCACCCTGTCCGTAGAGAAGAGCACCGGTGAAGTTCACCTGCGCCACCACGTTTCTCCGGAAGGCGTGTACCGCGGTCGCAAAGTGATCGACAAGGGCGCTGACGAGTAA
- the plsX gene encoding phosphate acyltransferase PlsX, with amino-acid sequence MSASIIAIDAMGGDFGPHCIVPACISALAEFPSLHLALVGQAPLIEEQLARQSGVDRSRLQVHHASEVIAMDERPAQALRGKPDASMRVALELVRRRQAHACVSAGNTGALMALSRYVLKTLPGIDRPAMVSPIPTERGHCYLLDLGANVDCSAEHLYQFAIMGAVAAETLGISRPRIALLNVGTEDIKGNQQVKLAASLLQQAHGLNFVGYIEGDGVYRGEADVVVCDGFVGNILLKSSEGLAKMITGRVETLFNEGLFAQAVGALAMPLLRRLKADLAPARHNGASFLGLQGIVVKSHGAAGQESFQSAIRCALREVQENLPQRLHGRLEDLLL; translated from the coding sequence TTGTCCGCCTCGATCATCGCGATTGATGCAATGGGTGGGGACTTCGGTCCCCACTGCATTGTTCCGGCCTGCATTTCTGCACTGGCCGAATTCCCCTCGCTGCACCTGGCCCTCGTCGGCCAAGCTCCCCTTATCGAAGAACAGCTCGCTCGCCAGTCCGGTGTCGATCGCTCGCGCCTGCAGGTTCATCACGCCAGTGAAGTGATCGCCATGGACGAACGTCCGGCTCAGGCTCTGCGCGGCAAGCCCGATGCCTCGATGCGCGTCGCGCTGGAGCTGGTGCGTCGGCGTCAGGCGCATGCCTGCGTCAGTGCCGGTAATACCGGTGCGCTGATGGCGCTTTCGCGTTATGTGCTCAAGACACTGCCAGGTATCGACCGGCCGGCCATGGTCAGCCCGATTCCGACCGAGCGTGGTCATTGTTACCTGCTGGATCTGGGCGCCAATGTCGACTGCAGTGCCGAGCACCTCTATCAGTTCGCGATCATGGGCGCCGTCGCCGCGGAAACGCTGGGCATCAGTCGGCCTCGGATCGCCTTGCTCAATGTCGGCACCGAGGACATCAAGGGTAATCAGCAGGTCAAGCTGGCCGCCAGCCTGCTGCAGCAGGCCCATGGGCTGAACTTCGTCGGCTACATCGAAGGCGACGGGGTGTACCGTGGCGAAGCCGATGTCGTGGTGTGCGACGGCTTTGTCGGCAACATCCTGCTCAAGTCCAGCGAAGGCCTGGCGAAGATGATCACTGGCCGGGTCGAGACGCTGTTCAATGAGGGGCTGTTCGCTCAGGCGGTCGGTGCTTTGGCGATGCCGCTGCTGCGCCGCCTCAAGGCCGACCTGGCTCCCGCTCGGCACAATGGCGCGAGCTTTCTCGGGCTGCAGGGCATCGTGGTCAAGAGCCATGGCGCGGCGGGGCAGGAGAGCTTTCAGAGTGCGATTCGCTGTGCGCTGCGTGAGGTGCAGGAAAATTTGCCGCAGCGACTGCATGGTCGACTTGAGGACTTGTTGCTGTAG
- the fabD gene encoding ACP S-malonyltransferase, giving the protein MSASLAFVFPGQGSQALTMLAEHGAQQKLVLDTFGEASEALGYDLWALTQQGPEEQLNQTDKTQPAILTASIALWRLWQAEGGANPAFVAGHSLGEYSALVAAGSIAFADAVKLVERRGQLMQQAVPAGQGGMAAILGLEDADVLAACAEAAQGDVVSAVNFNAPGQVVIAGSAAAVERAIEACKARGAKRAMALPVSVPSHCALMKPAAERFAESVEALNWQAPQIPLVQNVSAAVVSDLVTLKGDLLAQLYSPVRWVESMVRLSEQGVTDLVECGPGKVLSGLNKRCVKGINTHNLDTPDAFAAARAALA; this is encoded by the coding sequence ATGTCTGCATCCCTCGCATTCGTCTTTCCCGGTCAGGGTTCGCAAGCCCTGACCATGCTCGCCGAGCATGGCGCCCAGCAGAAGCTGGTGCTCGATACCTTCGGCGAAGCCTCCGAAGCGCTCGGTTACGACCTCTGGGCGCTGACCCAGCAAGGCCCGGAAGAGCAACTGAACCAGACCGACAAGACCCAGCCTGCCATCCTCACCGCTTCCATCGCCCTGTGGCGATTGTGGCAGGCCGAGGGCGGCGCCAATCCGGCGTTCGTCGCCGGTCACAGCCTGGGTGAATATTCCGCGCTGGTCGCCGCTGGCAGCATCGCTTTCGCCGATGCCGTGAAGCTGGTGGAGCGCCGTGGTCAATTGATGCAGCAGGCCGTACCGGCCGGGCAGGGCGGCATGGCCGCCATCCTCGGTCTGGAAGATGCCGACGTGCTGGCCGCCTGCGCCGAAGCGGCGCAAGGTGATGTGGTTAGCGCGGTGAACTTCAATGCCCCCGGCCAGGTGGTGATCGCGGGTAGCGCCGCTGCCGTCGAGCGTGCCATCGAGGCGTGCAAGGCGCGCGGCGCCAAGCGCGCCATGGCGCTGCCGGTCAGCGTGCCGTCGCACTGCGCGCTGATGAAGCCTGCTGCCGAGCGTTTCGCCGAGTCGGTCGAGGCATTGAACTGGCAGGCGCCGCAGATCCCGCTGGTGCAGAACGTCAGCGCCGCCGTGGTGTCCGACCTGGTCACCCTGAAGGGCGACCTGCTGGCGCAGCTGTACAGCCCGGTTCGCTGGGTCGAATCCATGGTGCGTCTGTCCGAGCAGGGCGTAACCGATCTGGTCGAGTGCGGCCCCGGCAAGGTGCTCAGCGGCCTGAACAAGCGCTGCGTCAAAGGCATCAACACCCACAATCTGGATACCCCCGACGCTTTCGCCGCTGCTCGTGCTGCGTTGGCTTGA
- the fabG gene encoding 3-oxoacyl-ACP reductase FabG produces MSLQGKAALVTGASRGIGQAIALELGRQGAIVIGTATSASGAERIAATLKEHGISGTGMELNVTSAESVEAVLGAIAEQFGAPAILVNNAGITRDNLMLRMKDDEWFDVIDTNLNSLYRLSKGVLRGMTKARFGRIINIGSVVGAMGNAGQANYAAAKAGLEGFSRALAREVGSRGITVNSVAPGFIDTDMTRELPEAQRDALLTQIPLGRLGQAEEIAKVVGFLASDGAGYVTGATIPVNGGMYMS; encoded by the coding sequence ATGAGTCTGCAAGGTAAGGCCGCGCTGGTCACTGGCGCCAGCCGTGGTATCGGCCAGGCAATTGCTCTGGAGCTGGGCCGTCAGGGCGCCATCGTCATCGGCACTGCCACTTCGGCATCCGGCGCCGAGCGCATCGCTGCCACGCTGAAAGAACACGGCATCAGCGGTACCGGCATGGAACTGAACGTGACCAGTGCCGAGTCCGTCGAGGCCGTGCTGGGTGCTATCGCCGAGCAGTTCGGTGCGCCGGCGATTCTGGTCAACAACGCCGGTATCACCCGCGACAACCTGATGCTGCGCATGAAAGACGACGAGTGGTTCGACGTCATCGACACCAACCTCAACAGTCTCTATCGCCTGTCCAAGGGTGTACTGCGTGGCATGACCAAGGCACGCTTCGGCCGAATCATCAACATCGGTTCTGTGGTTGGTGCCATGGGCAATGCCGGACAGGCCAACTACGCTGCCGCCAAGGCCGGTCTGGAAGGTTTCAGCCGCGCTCTGGCGCGTGAAGTCGGTTCGCGCGGCATTACCGTCAACTCGGTGGCCCCTGGTTTCATCGATACCGACATGACCCGCGAGTTGCCGGAAGCGCAGCGCGACGCGCTGCTGACGCAGATTCCGCTGGGCCGTCTGGGCCAGGCCGAAGAGATCGCCAAGGTCGTCGGTTTCCTGGCTTCCGATGGCGCAGGCTACGTCACTGGGGCTACTATTCCGGTGAACGGCGGCATGTACATGAGCTAA
- the acpP gene encoding acyl carrier protein, whose translation MSTIEERVKKIVAEQLGVKEEEVTNSASFVEDLGADSLDTVELVMALEEEFETEIPDEQAEKITTVQEAIDYVTAHAQ comes from the coding sequence ATGAGCACCATCGAAGAACGCGTCAAGAAAATCGTTGCTGAGCAACTTGGCGTCAAGGAAGAGGAAGTAACCAACAGCGCTTCCTTCGTTGAAGACCTGGGTGCCGACTCTCTTGACACCGTTGAGCTGGTGATGGCTCTCGAGGAAGAATTCGAGACCGAGATCCCGGACGAGCAAGCTGAGAAGATCACCACCGTTCAGGAAGCCATCGACTACGTGACTGCCCACGCGCAATAA